Proteins encoded by one window of Cuniculiplasma divulgatum:
- a CDS encoding hydantoinase/oxoprolinase family protein: MGKIVVSVDIGGTFTDIVVLENNRVVKKLKVPTTPGNPEIGVVNGLKDSGVIQINNFVHATTIATNTLLGQFGMKLPRTALITTKGFRDVIEIGRQNRPSLYDLEFERPRTIVPRNLRFEVDERTDFTGKILKTPEMKEIAELVDKIRKVKPESVAISFLHSYVNSKNEELVRNELSKEFSYVTVSSSVAPEPREYERTSTTVINGMLMPVISSYLSKLKGNLLCFGSPPISVMSNSGGLIDESEASNNPVGIIESGPAAGVVASGVLAEKIGISKIISFDMGGTTAKAGTVTDGQIEITSEYEVGGKSHYGRMIKGSGYPVRYPFVDLAEVSAGGGTVIWLDSAGGMNIGPMSAGSEPGPVAYNRGGKLPTITDANLVLGILNEQMSGSNFLLRKDLAIKAFSRLGQPFEVAKRALELVDLEMARAIRMVTVERGIDPTEYTLFGFGGAGPQHAVRIAQEIGIRKVIIPHDPAVFSALGLLNSDWKYEMRKSFPDNIQKDFQDLEEALESKFGTKEFILYADCRYTGQGSEITVKVSDPDRQKIIREFVKLHREAYGFTLDRDVEIFTIRAFGIGRRDKPEIVEDVSETVSTGLRKVYSGAEFIDVPVYARNALPSGTKIDGLALLDEPGSTTLIPERWTAEVGKFGELNLRLK, from the coding sequence ATGGGTAAGATAGTGGTTTCTGTTGATATAGGTGGCACTTTTACAGATATAGTAGTGCTGGAAAATAATAGAGTTGTAAAAAAGCTTAAGGTCCCCACAACCCCTGGAAACCCAGAAATAGGAGTTGTTAATGGATTAAAAGACTCTGGTGTTATCCAAATAAATAATTTTGTTCATGCGACCACGATTGCAACAAATACACTACTTGGGCAGTTTGGTATGAAGTTACCAAGAACCGCGCTTATCACAACTAAAGGATTTAGAGATGTAATAGAAATTGGAAGACAGAATAGACCATCCCTCTACGATCTGGAATTTGAAAGGCCCAGAACTATTGTTCCGAGAAATCTAAGATTCGAGGTCGATGAGAGAACCGATTTTACTGGAAAGATTTTAAAAACACCGGAAATGAAAGAGATTGCTGAACTTGTTGATAAGATAAGGAAAGTTAAACCAGAAAGTGTCGCCATTTCCTTCCTTCACTCTTATGTGAACAGCAAGAATGAAGAGCTTGTTAGAAATGAGCTGTCTAAGGAATTCAGCTATGTTACTGTTTCAAGTTCTGTTGCACCAGAACCCAGGGAATATGAAAGAACATCTACCACTGTTATTAATGGTATGCTTATGCCGGTAATATCAAGCTATTTATCAAAATTAAAAGGTAATCTGCTTTGTTTCGGGTCACCACCAATAAGTGTGATGTCAAATTCCGGAGGACTGATAGATGAAAGTGAAGCTTCTAATAACCCAGTTGGAATAATTGAATCTGGTCCCGCAGCAGGTGTGGTTGCGTCAGGTGTATTAGCCGAAAAGATTGGAATTTCGAAAATAATTAGTTTCGACATGGGTGGTACAACTGCAAAAGCAGGCACAGTTACAGATGGACAGATTGAGATCACTTCGGAATATGAAGTTGGTGGTAAGTCGCATTACGGAAGAATGATAAAGGGTAGTGGTTACCCTGTGAGATATCCTTTTGTTGACCTCGCGGAAGTTTCTGCTGGTGGAGGTACCGTTATATGGCTTGATTCTGCCGGAGGAATGAACATTGGTCCAATGAGTGCTGGCTCAGAGCCAGGTCCTGTGGCATATAACAGGGGAGGGAAACTTCCAACTATCACTGATGCAAATCTGGTGCTTGGAATTCTCAATGAACAGATGTCAGGGAGCAATTTCTTGCTTAGAAAAGATCTAGCAATAAAAGCGTTCAGCAGGCTCGGCCAACCATTTGAAGTTGCGAAAAGAGCGCTAGAACTTGTTGATCTTGAAATGGCAAGAGCCATCAGAATGGTGACAGTTGAAAGAGGAATTGATCCAACGGAATACACGCTTTTTGGTTTTGGGGGTGCTGGGCCTCAACATGCAGTTAGGATAGCTCAGGAAATTGGCATAAGGAAAGTCATTATTCCGCATGACCCAGCAGTTTTTAGCGCTCTTGGACTACTCAACTCAGACTGGAAGTATGAGATGAGAAAATCCTTCCCGGATAATATTCAGAAGGATTTCCAAGATCTAGAAGAAGCTCTTGAGTCGAAATTCGGAACTAAAGAATTTATTTTATATGCAGATTGCAGGTACACGGGTCAGGGTTCGGAAATAACCGTAAAGGTATCTGATCCTGATAGACAAAAGATCATAAGAGAATTCGTAAAATTACACAGAGAAGCTTATGGGTTTACTCTTGATAGAGATGTGGAAATATTTACGATTCGTGCCTTTGGCATTGGAAGAAGGGATAAGCCTGAAATTGTTGAAGATGTGAGCGAGACTGTTTCAACAGGA
- a CDS encoding aminotransferase class I/II-fold pyridoxal phosphate-dependent enzyme, with product MNETEDHVINDNAIPPNFPITFPIFQTSSYVFPEGKKYRYSREANPTVEELERQISILEKTEKTVCFSSGMGAITTTLLSLLKPGDRVVTTLDTFARSSRFIRDFLGTWGIRSEITNPGTDSLLRSITEKSVVLVETVSNPSLRVYDLRKIADIVHSMGGILICDSTFATPENINPIDYGADIIIHSLSKFISGHNDVIGGSASGSAEIMDKIDLTRRTMGTNMDPNTAYQTIRGIKTLQLRMKEINKNGISVARNLSSIKGIENVDYPGLENHEDFEYSRDNLRGYGGVLTFRITHNYDDPYHIFKSLKRVRPANTLGGVNSIIAHPKTMSHRSLNDEELSILGITDRTYRLSVGIEDAESIVDDIRNSL from the coding sequence ATGAATGAAACCGAAGATCATGTGATAAATGATAATGCTATCCCTCCGAATTTCCCAATTACCTTCCCCATTTTTCAAACGTCTTCCTATGTATTCCCCGAGGGAAAGAAATATAGATATTCAAGAGAGGCGAATCCCACTGTTGAGGAGCTTGAGAGACAGATAAGTATTCTTGAAAAAACAGAGAAAACTGTTTGTTTCTCTTCTGGAATGGGAGCTATCACCACAACACTACTTTCACTCCTCAAACCTGGAGACAGAGTAGTAACAACTCTTGACACCTTCGCCAGGAGTTCCAGATTTATCAGGGATTTTTTGGGAACGTGGGGGATCAGAAGTGAAATCACAAATCCCGGAACAGATTCGTTGTTGAGATCAATAACCGAGAAATCTGTGGTACTGGTTGAAACGGTGTCGAATCCTTCATTAAGAGTTTATGACTTAAGAAAAATAGCAGATATAGTACACTCCATGGGAGGCATACTAATTTGTGATTCAACATTTGCAACACCTGAGAACATTAATCCCATAGACTATGGGGCAGATATTATCATACACAGCCTTTCCAAGTTCATTTCTGGACATAATGATGTCATAGGTGGAAGTGCATCTGGAAGTGCCGAAATTATGGATAAGATCGATCTCACAAGGAGAACAATGGGTACCAATATGGATCCAAATACAGCATATCAGACCATAAGAGGAATAAAGACACTCCAATTAAGAATGAAAGAAATAAACAAGAACGGAATAAGTGTGGCAAGAAATCTTTCCTCCATAAAGGGAATAGAAAATGTGGACTACCCAGGTTTGGAAAATCATGAAGATTTTGAATACTCCAGAGATAACCTCAGAGGATATGGTGGCGTCCTCACTTTTAGGATAACTCATAATTATGATGATCCGTACCATATTTTCAAATCCCTTAAGAGAGTAAGACCTGCAAATACACTGGGAGGCGTTAATTCCATTATAGCCCATCCAAAAACCATGTCTCATAGATCACTAAATGATGAAGAATTGAGCATTCTTGGAATTACAGACAGAACATACAGACTATCCGTAGGAATAGAGGATGCTGAAAGTATTGTAGACGATATTAGAAATTCACTTTAA
- a CDS encoding homoserine kinase: MKTVSRRVYCSSANVGSGFDSFGICHNAFFSDVKLSIIDEQGPFKIDFKSNLNEVDIRENSAIYVVRKMVEDFDISSQISLQVNSNIPVGMGLGSSGAASVSSSVLINELFNLNLSVNDIVKYASYGEKYASGSPHLDNITASTLGNFSAVFSVNPLRIRKFNVPDGIEFMVIVPLITSKNKTRENRKLIPDMVTFKDAVQNINFSNSLLAGILTGDRDLIEYGLDDHIVEQARKTRYNFLADVRNICKAHSAIGLILSGAGPAMLCFIDRKTDRLEISKNLDSYFHSRGLDFIMADSYPSGGVYE; the protein is encoded by the coding sequence GTGAAAACAGTATCCAGGAGAGTTTATTGTTCTTCTGCAAATGTGGGATCAGGATTTGATTCATTCGGTATATGTCATAACGCATTCTTTTCTGATGTGAAACTATCAATCATAGATGAACAGGGACCATTTAAAATTGACTTCAAGAGCAATTTGAATGAAGTTGACATAAGAGAAAACAGTGCCATATATGTGGTGAGGAAAATGGTAGAGGATTTTGATATTAGCTCCCAGATATCGCTGCAGGTGAACTCGAATATTCCTGTAGGTATGGGGCTTGGTAGCAGTGGGGCTGCTTCAGTTTCATCTTCAGTACTCATAAATGAACTATTCAATCTGAATCTCTCTGTGAATGATATAGTAAAATACGCATCCTATGGAGAAAAATATGCATCGGGAAGTCCCCATCTTGATAATATAACTGCATCCACTCTAGGGAATTTCTCTGCAGTATTTTCAGTAAATCCTCTGCGAATCAGGAAGTTCAATGTGCCAGATGGTATAGAATTTATGGTAATTGTTCCACTGATTACATCAAAGAATAAGACGAGGGAAAACAGGAAACTCATACCTGATATGGTAACTTTTAAGGATGCAGTACAAAACATAAATTTTTCAAATTCACTACTTGCAGGAATATTGACTGGGGATCGAGATCTTATAGAATACGGTCTTGATGATCACATAGTGGAACAGGCAAGAAAAACCCGGTACAACTTTCTGGCAGATGTGAGGAATATATGCAAAGCGCATAGTGCCATTGGTCTTATATTGAGTGGCGCAGGCCCTGCAATGCTATGCTTCATTGACAGAAAAACAGACAGGTTAGAAATCAGTAAGAATTTGGATAGTTACTTCCATTCCAGGGGCTTAGACTTTATAATGGCAGATTCATATCCTTCTGGTGGTGTCTATGAATGA
- a CDS encoding DUF1940 domain-containing protein, protein MDSGSDNSEDVNKRFCDLLGDFIDNNSPYFQYDSSMKLAFSSFGLAISTGIRIDATRELLEMADKLYQNISDTDTVLSDEHRKKLNHADDVWLDMKAKMSAGDIRASHLLAAHAHLSDALSYLTVMKNDENFREFISDYNMKYLSKLSVFVYREAIGHVML, encoded by the coding sequence ATGGATTCAGGTTCCGATAACAGTGAAGATGTGAATAAGAGGTTCTGTGATCTTCTTGGGGATTTTATTGATAATAACTCACCCTATTTTCAGTATGATTCCAGCATGAAACTGGCATTTTCATCCTTTGGACTTGCAATATCGACAGGAATAAGGATAGATGCAACCAGAGAACTTCTAGAAATGGCAGATAAACTCTATCAGAACATCTCTGACACTGATACAGTACTATCAGATGAGCACAGGAAGAAATTAAATCATGCCGATGATGTGTGGCTTGACATGAAGGCAAAGATGTCAGCAGGAGATATACGTGCTTCGCACCTTCTTGCAGCTCATGCACACCTATCTGATGCGCTTAGCTATCTGACAGTTATGAAGAACGATGAAAATTTCAGGGAATTTATTTCTGATTATAATATGAAATATCTATCAAAATTGAGTGTTTTTGTCTACAGGGAAGCCATAGGTCACGTTATGCTTTAG
- a CDS encoding NAD-dependent epimerase/dehydratase family protein, producing MKALFVGGSGYIGRNLMKRMNHEETSYYSRHKIDQKGYEAFTWMEGDVGDQEKLLPLVKEFDIIYYMANSYSQNEKEAFNANVQGIKTIANEVKRIDKNQRLIYFSSANVHYGTNEYFRTRRTGEDNTTLAKNHLNVRLSFVFGGEGDNFLKIIDDLFAKGVDKFPKTGRVCPTHMDDLAETLKKSDKTIGAIYTNSSSMITFLDAMNIYGRKMGKGEVKEASGFLSRNLEEKLIEENKMDKILYDRLTTDYYRETSSVIRFIKDEKKFEDYIRDLPKA from the coding sequence ATGAAAGCATTATTCGTGGGAGGAAGCGGTTACATAGGAAGGAATCTAATGAAGAGAATGAATCATGAGGAAACTTCATACTATTCACGCCACAAGATAGATCAAAAGGGTTATGAGGCTTTTACCTGGATGGAGGGGGATGTGGGAGACCAGGAAAAATTACTGCCATTAGTTAAGGAATTTGACATAATATATTACATGGCCAATTCCTATTCGCAGAATGAGAAGGAGGCTTTCAATGCAAATGTTCAGGGCATAAAAACAATAGCAAACGAGGTAAAGAGGATTGATAAGAATCAGAGATTGATTTATTTTTCGTCTGCTAATGTCCATTATGGAACCAATGAATATTTCAGAACGAGGAGAACAGGAGAGGACAATACCACACTGGCCAAGAATCATCTTAATGTGAGGTTATCATTTGTATTCGGAGGGGAGGGCGACAATTTTCTAAAGATTATTGATGATCTCTTTGCAAAGGGTGTCGATAAATTCCCAAAAACAGGGAGAGTTTGTCCAACGCATATGGATGATCTTGCTGAAACACTGAAAAAAAGTGATAAGACCATTGGGGCAATATATACGAATTCAAGTTCCATGATCACCTTTCTCGATGCCATGAATATATATGGGAGAAAGATGGGTAAAGGGGAAGTAAAAGAGGCAAGCGGTTTTCTATCTAGAAATCTTGAGGAAAAGTTAATTGAAGAAAATAAGATGGACAAGATACTTTATGATAGGTTAACAACGGATTATTATAGAGAAACTAGTTCAGTTATTAGGTTCATTAAGGACGAGAAAAAGTTCGAAGATTATATAAGGGATCTGCCTAAAGCATAA
- a CDS encoding class I SAM-dependent methyltransferase — MSDYRDFFGKNAEKYAASESHRNGKDLEILINLLDLKDSYRCLDLAAGTGFTSISLAKKVQSVVAYDGTEQMLEQAKILSEQEGVHNISFVLGRVEDLPFNESEFDVVTTRRAAHHFHDKDQFLREAFRVMKKGGKLGIADLVEPETDDQGNYNKLEILRDQSHVRAEKISQWKILVKKAGFNNVIAEEMVEPTHFLKWLYPVDENSKSGMDVKKYIESLGDEDLKKMDFDIHNMILQKHRMVLTAEKP; from the coding sequence ATGAGTGATTATAGGGATTTTTTTGGAAAAAATGCTGAGAAATACGCAGCAAGTGAGAGTCACAGAAATGGGAAAGATCTTGAAATATTGATTAATCTGCTTGATCTAAAGGACTCTTACAGGTGCTTAGATCTGGCAGCTGGAACAGGCTTCACCTCCATTTCACTGGCTAAAAAGGTGCAAAGTGTTGTTGCATATGATGGTACAGAGCAGATGCTTGAACAGGCAAAGATATTATCCGAGCAGGAGGGTGTTCATAATATATCATTTGTACTTGGTAGGGTAGAAGATCTCCCATTTAATGAATCTGAATTTGATGTTGTCACAACTCGAAGGGCAGCTCATCACTTTCATGATAAGGATCAGTTTTTGAGGGAGGCATTCAGGGTAATGAAAAAAGGTGGTAAACTGGGAATAGCTGATCTAGTTGAACCTGAAACAGATGATCAGGGAAACTACAATAAACTGGAAATTCTAAGGGATCAATCACATGTTAGGGCAGAAAAAATTTCACAGTGGAAGATTCTCGTTAAAAAGGCAGGATTTAACAATGTAATAGCTGAGGAAATGGTAGAGCCTACACATTTCCTAAAATGGCTATATCCCGTCGATGAGAATAGTAAGTCTGGAATGGATGTAAAAAAATACATTGAAAGTTTGGGCGATGAAGATTTAAAGAAAATGGATTTTGATATTCATAATATGATTCTACAAAAGCATAGAATGGTTCTGACTGCAGAAAAGCCTTAG
- a CDS encoding DODA-type extradiol aromatic ring-opening family dioxygenase yields MSLVNLYIIPHGDELIDLPDKESVTMRNYIAEIAGNDDSDVIVILSPHGMTIKDHMAVINTEYFRAETKLVNKKLDFLCSNERKLTEEIIEKFPEFCLDVRFSTYSGELSVFPLDFGSSIPLYFFIQRKIVMIGQPRINDRAKLVDFGKSLFHIVKNYPKKVSIILSADQAHTHSAKGPYGYSEDADKYEKILVNAIKNNSLDPIYTIDQETVNRGKPDSFWNMLILKGIMDESGIKIIIDYHYVAVYFGMLLAHSVTEK; encoded by the coding sequence ATGAGTTTAGTTAATCTGTATATTATACCACATGGAGATGAACTGATAGATCTTCCGGATAAGGAAAGCGTCACAATGAGGAATTATATAGCCGAAATAGCCGGAAACGATGACTCCGATGTAATTGTTATACTTTCTCCGCATGGAATGACCATAAAGGATCATATGGCTGTTATAAATACTGAATATTTCAGGGCAGAAACAAAACTTGTGAATAAGAAACTTGATTTTCTGTGCAGTAACGAGAGAAAACTAACTGAGGAAATAATAGAAAAGTTCCCTGAATTCTGTCTGGATGTTAGATTTTCTACCTATTCTGGTGAGCTTAGTGTATTCCCTCTGGATTTTGGTAGTTCAATACCGCTATATTTCTTCATTCAAAGAAAAATTGTGATGATAGGTCAGCCAAGGATAAATGACAGAGCAAAACTTGTAGATTTCGGAAAATCACTATTTCACATTGTAAAAAATTACCCAAAAAAGGTAAGTATCATATTGAGTGCAGATCAGGCACATACACATTCTGCAAAAGGTCCTTACGGCTATTCAGAAGATGCAGATAAATACGAGAAGATACTTGTAAACGCCATAAAGAATAATTCATTAGATCCAATATACACCATTGATCAGGAGACAGTAAACAGGGGAAAACCTGATAGTTTCTGGAATATGTTGATATTAAAGGGTATAATGGATGAATCTGGGATAAAAATCATAATAGACTACCATTATGTTGCGGTTTATTTTGGTATGTTGCTTGCGCACTCAGTCACAGAAAAATGA
- the ribA gene encoding GTP cyclohydrolase II, whose amino-acid sequence MITLAAKAKLPTLAGFFDIYTFNDGEPNENAVIVKGDVTGKENVPVRIHSECLTGDVFGSKRCDCRDQLLKSLVYLGEQPYGMLIYLRQEGRGIGLVNKIKAYSLQEEGYDTVEANLKLGLPADQRDYTFAVDVINYFRIKSVKLMTNNPEKIKFLEENGINVSGRISIKSQTTEYNKFYLMTKKEKMGHQI is encoded by the coding sequence ATGATAACATTAGCAGCAAAAGCCAAATTACCAACTTTGGCAGGATTTTTTGATATATACACATTCAATGATGGGGAACCCAATGAAAATGCAGTAATTGTAAAGGGTGATGTCACAGGAAAAGAAAATGTTCCTGTTAGAATACACAGTGAATGCCTGACAGGAGATGTTTTTGGATCAAAGAGGTGTGATTGCAGAGACCAGCTACTGAAGTCTCTTGTATATCTGGGAGAACAACCCTATGGAATGCTTATTTATCTGAGACAGGAAGGCAGAGGAATTGGACTTGTAAACAAGATAAAGGCATATAGCCTTCAGGAAGAGGGATATGATACTGTTGAGGCAAACCTTAAACTGGGACTTCCAGCAGATCAGAGAGATTACACATTTGCAGTGGATGTAATAAATTATTTCAGGATAAAAAGCGTGAAATTAATGACAAATAATCCTGAAAAAATAAAGTTTCTTGAAGAAAACGGAATAAACGTCTCCGGGAGGATATCCATAAAAAGCCAGACGACGGAGTATAACAAATTCTACCTGATGACTAAGAAGGAGAAGATGGGTCACCAGATTTGA
- a CDS encoding glucose 1-dehydrogenase produces the protein MTAVNAYITNAPDGGIKYEQVEIKDSPGNVSLKPLVTGICGTDRGIVNGALSFAYNPEGYNFLVIGHESLCMVTASKSNKFKKGDIVVPIVRRPGDCPNCRIGRPDNCSDGNKHEAGITGLHGFMRDSFNEFDYNLVKVKDTDLGEVAVLTEPTKNAVKAFEVFDKVRSRFIYENEYSTFEGKNALIIGSGSEAFIYSFLARDYGFNTYMVNRHPIDQIPTELCNAFGVNFRDTSKEPEFPGEMKLDFIVDTSGDPATVLRFLRKMNHNGILILFGTNGKAPQAGLSGEDIDFIVERNITIAGSVDAAEIHYLKALDYLSKWNRLHRGILSRMITNKFAPGEQGVFSKKPQGEIKSVIKWE, from the coding sequence ATGACAGCCGTAAATGCTTATATAACCAATGCACCAGATGGTGGGATAAAATATGAACAAGTTGAAATCAAGGATTCTCCAGGCAACGTTTCACTAAAGCCATTAGTAACTGGAATTTGTGGAACAGACAGAGGAATTGTAAACGGGGCACTTTCCTTCGCATACAACCCGGAAGGATATAATTTCCTGGTAATCGGTCACGAATCATTATGCATGGTGACCGCTTCCAAATCTAATAAATTCAAGAAAGGAGACATTGTTGTACCCATAGTAAGAAGGCCCGGTGATTGCCCAAATTGCAGGATAGGCAGGCCAGATAACTGCTCGGATGGGAACAAGCATGAAGCTGGAATTACAGGTCTTCATGGCTTCATGAGGGACTCGTTTAACGAATTCGATTACAATTTAGTTAAGGTTAAGGATACCGATCTTGGTGAAGTTGCAGTACTCACAGAACCCACAAAAAATGCTGTTAAAGCATTCGAGGTCTTTGATAAGGTAAGAAGCAGATTTATCTATGAAAATGAGTATTCAACTTTTGAAGGAAAGAACGCACTTATAATAGGTTCAGGTAGTGAAGCTTTTATTTACTCGTTCCTCGCAAGGGACTATGGTTTCAACACATACATGGTCAACAGGCATCCAATAGACCAGATACCCACAGAGCTCTGTAACGCATTTGGAGTTAATTTCAGGGACACATCAAAAGAACCTGAATTTCCAGGAGAAATGAAGCTTGATTTTATAGTTGACACAAGCGGTGATCCTGCTACAGTGCTAAGGTTTCTAAGAAAGATGAACCATAATGGCATCCTCATACTCTTTGGAACAAATGGAAAAGCACCTCAGGCAGGATTGTCAGGGGAGGACATAGATTTCATCGTGGAGAGAAATATAACAATAGCCGGTTCAGTAGACGCCGCTGAGATCCATTACCTTAAGGCGCTGGATTATCTTTCAAAGTGGAACCGTCTTCACAGGGGAATACTAAGTAGAATGATTACTAATAAATTTGCCCCTGGTGAACAGGGGGTTTTTAGCAAAAAGCCACAGGGAGAAATCAAAAGCGTAATTAAATGGGAATAG
- a CDS encoding bifunctional 5,10-methylenetetrahydrofolate dehydrogenase/5,10-methenyltetrahydrofolate cyclohydrolase, with translation MKTEIFSGKAFSSNIDRETEKLVERFVSIQGRKPKLLIIDPTQSEETKVYGRSKIRKADRLGIETFPLFLTSPDSNGNPLEIMENIISEVNPDGIIVERPYPFWLDSFYIEQIIPEYLDIEGISIKSQGKNMIGYPYILPATADAAMRIILSLGEDHSKNVCIINRSTIVGRPLAMALLNKDFTVTMCHSKTRDLKSITRASDIVVSAIGKPGYITADFISEGASLIDIGTTEVKGNIVGDIDYNSVLGKAAFVTPVPGGVGPVTTSVLFSNMMKASIDRIEERLNF, from the coding sequence GTGAAAACAGAAATCTTTAGTGGGAAGGCGTTTTCGAGCAACATTGATAGGGAAACTGAAAAGCTGGTAGAGAGGTTTGTCAGCATACAGGGAAGAAAACCAAAGCTTCTCATAATAGATCCAACACAAAGTGAAGAAACAAAAGTTTATGGCAGAAGTAAAATCAGGAAGGCTGACAGACTTGGAATAGAAACTTTCCCACTTTTTCTCACTTCCCCTGATTCAAATGGAAACCCGCTTGAAATTATGGAAAACATAATTTCTGAAGTTAATCCAGATGGAATAATTGTGGAAAGACCATATCCATTCTGGCTTGATTCATTTTATATAGAACAGATAATACCAGAATATCTCGATATCGAGGGAATTTCAATAAAATCACAGGGAAAGAACATGATCGGGTACCCATATATTCTTCCAGCAACTGCTGATGCTGCAATGCGGATAATATTGAGTCTGGGAGAAGATCACAGTAAGAATGTTTGTATTATAAACAGGTCAACAATAGTGGGAAGGCCCCTAGCAATGGCTCTTCTGAATAAGGATTTTACAGTAACCATGTGTCATAGCAAAACCAGAGATCTGAAGTCAATAACACGTGCAAGTGATATAGTTGTTTCTGCCATAGGAAAACCAGGTTATATAACTGCAGATTTTATATCAGAGGGTGCTTCACTAATAGACATAGGAACAACTGAAGTGAAGGGTAACATTGTAGGTGATATAGATTATAATTCAGTATTAGGAAAGGCTGCATTTGTGACACCTGTACCAGGCGGAGTTGGGCCAGTAACAACATCAGTATTATTCAGCAATATGATGAAAGCTTCCATAGACAGAATTGAAGAAAGGCTTAATTTTTGA
- the nadE gene encoding NAD(+) synthase, whose translation MALSEKEKLVNFLKSSLKDKSAILGVSSGIDSSLVLMLLTLSIPKEKIIPIFLPESSVSQNDLNDIIALEKASGIKIKTVYIENIIKAYSNLLEIKDMKSLGNVKSRIRMTVLYYYANINSGMVVGTTNLTEYITGYFTKFGDGGCDIEPIIGLTKTKVRELSAEVGVPESIIKKPPSAGLWKDQTDEKELGFSYSLIDEEVDYFIRNGSFEENHVGKRVKSLYEASMHKRTLPVGPEKD comes from the coding sequence ATGGCTCTATCTGAGAAGGAAAAATTAGTTAACTTTCTAAAATCTTCATTGAAGGATAAATCCGCAATTTTAGGGGTTAGCAGTGGAATTGACAGCTCACTGGTACTCATGTTACTTACGCTTTCCATACCAAAAGAAAAAATAATACCCATATTCCTTCCAGAGTCATCAGTAAGTCAGAATGATTTAAATGATATCATTGCACTGGAAAAAGCTTCAGGCATTAAAATAAAGACAGTATACATAGAGAACATAATCAAGGCATACAGCAATTTACTGGAAATAAAGGATATGAAATCACTGGGAAATGTAAAGTCAAGAATCAGAATGACTGTTCTTTATTATTATGCTAATATCAACAGTGGAATGGTTGTGGGAACAACAAACCTGACAGAATATATAACAGGATACTTTACGAAATTCGGAGATGGAGGCTGCGATATAGAACCAATCATAGGTCTTACAAAAACAAAGGTAAGGGAACTTTCTGCAGAAGTGGGTGTTCCAGAAAGCATAATAAAGAAGCCTCCCAGTGCAGGTTTATGGAAGGATCAAACTGATGAGAAAGAGCTTGGCTTTTCCTATTCATTAATCGACGAAGAGGTAGACTATTTCATCAGAAACGGAAGTTTCGAAGAAAATCATGTGGGTAAGAGGGTTAAATCCCTTTATGAGGCAAGCATGCACAAGAGAACACTTCCAGTGGGACCGGAAAAAGATTAA